Part of the Thermotoga sp. genome, GGAAAAGCTCAAAAAAGGAGAGATCGAACCTTATGGTGTACCCCTTTCAAATGAGCTTCCCATCGATTTTAAAGATATCGAGATCGTTGGAAGCTACGATGTGGACAAAGCGAAGATAGGAAAAAAGCTGAGTGAGGTTGTGAAACAGTACTGGAGCGATGTGGATTCTCTGTCTGATGATCCTGCTATCTCCAAGGGAGTACACCTTGGGAGTGTGAAAAACCTTCCTATTGAAGCGGAAGGTCTTGAGGGCAGCATGACTTTGAAAGAGGCCGTCGACAAACTCGTTGATGAGTGGTCAAAACTCGATCCCGACGTGATCGTGAACACCTGTACCACCGAGGCGTTCAAGCCTTTCGGGAACAAAGAAGAGTTGCTCAAGTCCATAGAAAACAACGACAAAGAAAGACTCACAGCCACACAGGTGTACGCTTACGCGGCCGCACAGTACGCGAACAAGCGTGGTGGGGCTGTCTTCGTGAATGTGATACCAACTTACATAGCGAACGACCCTGGGTTCGTCGAGCTTGCAAAAGAAAGCAAACTTGTTGTCTTTGGAGACGACGGAGCAACAGGTGCCACACCTTTCACAGCGGACGTATTAAGCCATCTTGCCCAGAGGAACAGGTATGTCAAGGACGTCGCGCAGTTCAACATAGGTGGAAACATGGACTTTCTCGCACTCACCGATGAAGGAAAGAACAAAAGCAAGGAGTTCACAAAATCAAGCATTGTGAAGGACATCCTGGGTTACGATGCACCCCATTACATAAAACCGACTGGTTACCTCGAACCTCTTGGAGACAAAAAATTCATAGCGATCCACATCGAGTACACGAGTTTCAACGGAGCAACTGACGAACTCATGATAAGCGGAAGGATCAACGACAGTCCAGCACTTGGAGGGCTTCTCGTGGATCTTGTGAGACTCGGAAAGATCGCTCTCGACAGAAAGGAGTACGGAACAGTTTACCCGGTGAATGCCTTCTACATGAAGAATCCCGGGCCGTTCGAAGAGAAGAACATACCGAGGATCATCGCTTACGAGAAGATGAGGATCTGGGCTGGATTGAAACCAAAATGGTTATAAGGGGCTCCAGCCCCTTTTTCTGTTTCATGGAGGTGGTTCGGTGAAGGAAGCAATTGTGCTGGCATCGGGTTTAGGAAAGAGGCTCAGAACGGTCACAGGTGATATGCCGAAAGTCTTCTACAAGTTCAGCGGGTGTGAACTGGTGAAATATCCCATCATTTCATTCATGAAGAGGGGCGTTGAAAGATTCGTTCTGGTGGTTGCAAAAGGGCACAGGGAGTACGGAGAGAAGATCCTGAGAGATTTGAACGTGAGGGGTGTTGTAGTGGAGAACGAAAGAGTGGAGCTTGGAAACGCTTATTCTTTCTTTCTGAGCGAATCGTACGTGGAGAGTGGGAGATTTTTCCTGTCATGCGGAGACTCGCTTTTTCTCCCCGAAGCTTTGGATGGAGCGTTCAGCGATGATGATTTTCACATAAAGCTTGGTGTAAGCAAAGTCGATAGCCTTGTTGACACAAAAGAAGCGAGTAAAGTTCTGACTGACGAAGATGGGAATATCATCAAGATCGGAAAGAAGATACAGGAATACAACTACCTGGATACAGGTGTTTTTGTCATGACTGAGGAAGCTTTTCGTCTTAAGGAACATTTCTCCTGGACAGAAGAGATCTCTCTCTATCATGTCCTGCAGAAGGCCGTTGATCTTGGAATGATCGTGAGGGTGTTCGACTTTGGAAACTTGCCGTGGACGGAATTAGACTCACCGGAGGATCTGAATGAAGAAGTCTACAAGTTGATGGAAAAGATAAGGGAGGGGATACCGTGCTGAGAAAATCAACCGACGGGTGGGTCTCCTCTTTCATAAATAGAAGGATCTCCACGGCGATTACTCAAT contains:
- a CDS encoding sugar phosphate nucleotidyltransferase; translated protein: MKEAIVLASGLGKRLRTVTGDMPKVFYKFSGCELVKYPIISFMKRGVERFVLVVAKGHREYGEKILRDLNVRGVVVENERVELGNAYSFFLSESYVESGRFFLSCGDSLFLPEALDGAFSDDDFHIKLGVSKVDSLVDTKEASKVLTDEDGNIIKIGKKIQEYNYLDTGVFVMTEEAFRLKEHFSWTEEISLYHVLQKAVDLGMIVRVFDFGNLPWTELDSPEDLNEEVYKLMEKIREGIPC
- a CDS encoding inositol-3-phosphate synthase, whose product is MIKVLILGQGYVASTFVAGLEKLKKGEIEPYGVPLSNELPIDFKDIEIVGSYDVDKAKIGKKLSEVVKQYWSDVDSLSDDPAISKGVHLGSVKNLPIEAEGLEGSMTLKEAVDKLVDEWSKLDPDVIVNTCTTEAFKPFGNKEELLKSIENNDKERLTATQVYAYAAAQYANKRGGAVFVNVIPTYIANDPGFVELAKESKLVVFGDDGATGATPFTADVLSHLAQRNRYVKDVAQFNIGGNMDFLALTDEGKNKSKEFTKSSIVKDILGYDAPHYIKPTGYLEPLGDKKFIAIHIEYTSFNGATDELMISGRINDSPALGGLLVDLVRLGKIALDRKEYGTVYPVNAFYMKNPGPFEEKNIPRIIAYEKMRIWAGLKPKWL